The Acinetobacter sp. GSS19 genome includes a region encoding these proteins:
- the rplI gene encoding 50S ribosomal protein L9 codes for MDVILLQRIKNLGKLGDKVSVKAGYGRNFLIPQGKAVAATEANTAAFEARRAELEKQEADILAAAQARADQLNEVNIVITAKAGDEGKLFGSIGTRDIADALTNAGLEVDRAEVRLPNGALRNTGEFNIAIQLHHDVTAEVLVTIVAE; via the coding sequence GTGGACGTTATCTTATTACAACGCATTAAAAACCTTGGCAAACTAGGTGATAAAGTTTCAGTGAAAGCTGGTTACGGCCGTAACTTCCTTATCCCACAAGGTAAAGCAGTTGCTGCAACTGAAGCAAACACTGCTGCTTTTGAAGCTCGTCGTGCAGAACTTGAGAAACAAGAAGCTGATATCTTGGCTGCTGCTCAAGCACGTGCTGACCAATTGAACGAAGTAAACATCGTGATCACTGCGAAAGCTGGTGACGAAGGTAAACTTTTCGGTTCAATCGGTACTCGTGACATCGCTGACGCGTTGACAAATGCTGGTCTTGAAGTTGACCGTGCAGAAGTTCGTTTGCCAAATGGTGCGCTTCGCAACACTGGTGAATTCAACATCGCGATTCAATTGCATCACGATGTAACTGCTGAAGTTCTAGTAACTATCGTTGCTGAATAA
- a CDS encoding helix-turn-helix transcriptional regulator, whose translation MSSQEKETSNSLYRQWQILSRLSTGKWMGTRELQEILQREGIDISLRTIQRDLNQISQRFPIESNKTVPQGWRWRSDAPIQSLPHMTSSQAVTFMMVEEHLKHLLPPSLIEEMNPWFDLARRSLSTQNNVRQWVNRVRIVPATQPLIPPVVERQAQQAIYEGLLQDKQIECLYRSRAAQGEDRRYTLNPLGLVQKGSIIYLVCTRHDKSDVQTFALHRFKSATVLNSRALHPVDFNIDEYIESGALGFRVDFNIPTHQVQLHLVMHENDASYFYESQLSKDQIIQPYHENQVEVIATVPFTSQLVWWLRSFGKKIISIRPDEVAHAVYESEEASAKPE comes from the coding sequence ATGTCTTCACAAGAAAAAGAAACATCAAACAGCCTGTATCGCCAATGGCAAATCCTGTCCCGCCTTTCGACCGGAAAATGGATGGGAACACGTGAACTGCAGGAAATTTTACAACGTGAAGGCATCGACATCAGTTTGCGCACCATCCAACGTGATTTGAACCAGATTTCGCAACGTTTTCCTATAGAAAGTAATAAAACCGTGCCTCAGGGCTGGCGCTGGCGTTCAGATGCCCCGATCCAAAGTTTGCCGCATATGACCAGCTCACAGGCGGTAACCTTTATGATGGTTGAGGAGCATCTCAAGCATTTACTGCCACCGAGCCTGATTGAAGAAATGAATCCTTGGTTTGACCTGGCTCGGCGCAGTCTTTCAACACAAAATAACGTAAGGCAATGGGTGAACCGGGTCAGGATTGTCCCCGCGACTCAACCCTTGATTCCTCCTGTGGTTGAACGACAAGCACAGCAAGCAATTTATGAAGGACTGCTGCAAGATAAACAAATCGAGTGCCTTTACCGCAGCCGTGCCGCCCAAGGTGAAGACCGTCGTTATACGCTAAACCCTTTAGGGTTAGTGCAAAAAGGCTCCATCATTTATCTGGTCTGCACCCGACATGATAAAAGTGATGTGCAAACCTTTGCTCTGCACCGTTTTAAGTCAGCCACTGTGCTCAATTCACGCGCTTTACATCCTGTTGATTTCAACATTGACGAATACATTGAGTCTGGCGCTTTAGGTTTCCGTGTAGATTTCAATATCCCCACTCACCAGGTTCAACTGCATTTAGTGATGCATGAAAATGATGCCAGCTATTTTTATGAAAGTCAGTTGAGCAAAGATCAGATCATTCAGCCTTACCATGAGAATCAGGTCGAAGTAATCGCGACCGTGCCTTTTACCTCACAACTGGTCTGGTGGTTGCGCAGCTTTGGTAAGAAAATTATTTCGATTCGACCAGATGAAGTCGCACATGCCGTCTATGAATCAGAAGAGGCATCGGCAAAACCTGAATAA
- the alr gene encoding alanine racemase: protein MRQATICIDSTALQYNFNRVKQLAPTAKIVSMVKANAYGHGVEHCLAALAESDAFGVACLEEALEIRTLGYQNDITLIEGVFSADEMPSVIEHRIECIIHHQQQLDWLRAHKTAYIAQGLKVWVKLNSGMNRLGFKLPEIIDVIQLLKSEGFTCVLAMHFANADADHPLNEQQKNQFLQVKAACDPILASCCNSAAIFKWPELHFDYVRPGIMLYGASPFADQNVHALDLKPVMSFTAQIIALNTIQAGEQVGYGSTFTAEQTMTIAIVSIGYGDGYPRAYLQPNFVAVQGQLTPVIGRVSMDMIAIDVTGLDARLDSEVELWGKHRLVDDVATANGTIGYELLCRMTTRPRRHLL, encoded by the coding sequence GTGCGTCAAGCTACCATTTGTATTGACAGTACAGCACTGCAATATAATTTTAACCGTGTCAAACAACTTGCTCCAACCGCCAAGATTGTCAGTATGGTCAAAGCGAATGCCTATGGACATGGAGTGGAGCATTGTTTAGCAGCCTTAGCAGAGTCTGACGCGTTTGGTGTAGCCTGTCTCGAAGAAGCACTGGAAATTCGTACATTGGGCTATCAAAATGACATTACCCTGATTGAAGGGGTATTTAGTGCCGATGAAATGCCGAGTGTCATTGAGCATAGAATTGAGTGCATCATCCATCACCAGCAGCAACTGGACTGGTTACGTGCACATAAAACGGCCTATATTGCACAGGGTCTTAAAGTTTGGGTCAAGCTCAATAGTGGCATGAACCGTTTAGGATTTAAGCTACCTGAAATTATTGATGTCATTCAATTACTTAAATCCGAAGGTTTTACTTGTGTATTGGCCATGCATTTTGCCAATGCAGATGCGGATCACCCCTTGAATGAACAGCAAAAAAACCAGTTTTTACAAGTAAAAGCAGCATGTGATCCCATTCTCGCCTCTTGCTGTAATTCCGCCGCTATTTTTAAATGGCCAGAACTGCATTTTGACTATGTTCGTCCCGGCATTATGTTGTACGGTGCGAGCCCTTTCGCCGACCAAAATGTACATGCTTTAGATTTAAAACCGGTAATGTCTTTCACCGCGCAGATTATTGCACTGAATACCATTCAGGCCGGTGAACAGGTCGGTTATGGTTCAACGTTTACCGCTGAACAGACCATGACGATTGCGATTGTCTCGATTGGTTACGGTGATGGCTACCCACGTGCCTATCTACAGCCGAATTTTGTCGCTGTTCAAGGTCAGCTCACGCCCGTGATTGGACGAGTCAGCATGGATATGATCGCAATTGATGTCACAGGATTAGACGCAAGGTTAGACAGTGAAGTTGAACTCTGGGGCAAACATCGTTTAGTGGATGATGTGGCAACAGCAAATGGTACGATTGGCTATGAACTGCTGTGCCGAATGACCACACGTCCGCGTCGTCATTTATTGTAA
- a CDS encoding proteasome-type protease — MTYCCAMRLKDGLVFVSDTRTNAGVDHISVFRKLFTFGIKGDRFITIQTSGNLATTQAVIGHLENHLTLKQEPHLYSVNTMFEVAELVGHTLKKVIEEVTTDKHEQSNYYCNIIVGGQIRGGEMQLYHIYPQGNFICATSDTPYFQIGESKYGKPILDRALHYTMPLDEAFRCCLISFDSTLRSNVSVGMPLDAVIYQKDSLNVPCSKRIYEQDPYFQSISRQWSETLRKGLQAMPKPDPDYCK, encoded by the coding sequence ATGACATACTGTTGCGCGATGCGGTTAAAAGATGGTTTGGTCTTTGTCAGTGATACCCGTACCAATGCTGGCGTCGATCATATCTCGGTTTTTCGAAAACTGTTTACCTTCGGCATTAAGGGAGATCGTTTTATCACGATCCAAACGTCTGGCAATTTGGCCACCACTCAGGCCGTGATTGGCCATCTGGAAAATCATCTGACCTTAAAACAGGAACCCCATCTCTATAGTGTCAATACCATGTTCGAAGTGGCGGAACTGGTCGGACACACCTTAAAAAAGGTGATTGAGGAAGTCACCACCGATAAGCATGAACAGAGCAATTACTACTGTAATATTATTGTCGGTGGACAGATTCGGGGTGGTGAGATGCAACTGTATCACATTTATCCGCAGGGGAATTTTATCTGTGCGACCAGTGATACGCCGTATTTCCAGATTGGAGAAAGTAAATATGGCAAACCGATTCTGGACCGTGCGTTGCACTATACCATGCCCCTCGACGAGGCTTTTCGCTGCTGTTTGATCTCTTTTGATTCAACCTTGCGTTCCAATGTTTCGGTGGGGATGCCCTTGGATGCGGTGATTTATCAAAAAGATAGTCTCAATGTGCCCTGTAGCAAGCGTATTTATGAACAAGATCCTTATTTTCAGAGTATCAGCCGGCAGTGGTCTGAAACCTTGCGAAAAGGGCTGCAGGCGATGCCGAAACCTGATCCTGATTATTGCAAATAG
- a CDS encoding cytochrome o ubiquinol oxidase subunit IV: MGHDHNAAGASHGNFKQYTIGFILSVVLTIIPFGMVMGGGFDRGVLITAIAITAVAQVLVQLVFFLHMNTSSEQRWNVIAFVYTILTIAILLVGSVWIMNYLHSNMMI; the protein is encoded by the coding sequence ATGGGTCACGATCATAACGCTGCTGGTGCATCGCACGGTAACTTTAAACAGTACACCATTGGTTTCATCCTTTCTGTAGTTCTCACCATCATCCCTTTCGGGATGGTGATGGGCGGTGGATTTGACCGTGGCGTGCTGATCACTGCAATTGCAATTACTGCTGTTGCTCAGGTACTTGTACAATTAGTTTTCTTCTTGCACATGAATACCTCTTCAGAGCAACGTTGGAACGTGATTGCATTCGTCTATACAATCTTAACGATTGCCATCCTTTTGGTTGGTTCTGTATGGATCATGAACTACCTTCACTCCAACATGATGATCTAA
- the dnaB gene encoding replicative DNA helicase, producing the protein MSQASVTTPFPTVNADNKKSADSGHLKEFRTPPHNLSIEQAVLAALMTVAESFEQVSDILKESDFYATRHKYIFRAIEKLAQENSPYDAVLVNDWLIKQNLLEAAGGEEYLMQLMADSPSSFYNLETYANKIREFATLRNMIKVSSEILQNAYDTKGRSVSEILDLAETNIFSLAEQHNNNKKDSGPKPITSVVADVFDKLNELSQLDGNITGLSTGFMELDNKTSGMQAGDLIIVAARPSMGKTTFAMNLVESVLFNCNLPALVYSMEMPADSIAMRLISSYGKVHQGHLRSGKLDGEEWSKVTGTILQLQEKHLYIDDSSALPPTELRARARRIAKQHGGKLGCIMVDYLQLMKVPGMGDNRVGEISEISRSLKALAKEMQCPVIALSQLNRSLENRPNKRPVMSDLRESGAIEQDADLIMFIYRDEVYNKESKEAGTAEIIIGKQRNGPIGTVRLAFEGQYTRFSNLSPEYYNQFDDDE; encoded by the coding sequence ATGTCTCAGGCAAGCGTCACTACGCCATTTCCTACGGTCAATGCTGACAATAAAAAATCTGCAGATTCAGGCCATCTCAAAGAGTTCCGTACCCCTCCACACAACCTGTCCATTGAACAGGCCGTGTTAGCCGCATTGATGACAGTGGCTGAATCCTTTGAACAAGTCAGTGATATTCTCAAGGAAAGTGATTTTTACGCCACCCGACACAAATATATTTTCCGTGCGATCGAAAAATTGGCACAGGAAAACTCACCTTATGATGCAGTGCTAGTCAATGACTGGCTGATCAAACAAAACCTGCTCGAAGCCGCAGGTGGTGAAGAATATCTGATGCAACTGATGGCGGACTCCCCTTCAAGTTTTTATAACTTGGAAACCTACGCCAACAAGATTCGCGAATTCGCCACCTTAAGAAATATGATCAAAGTCAGTAGCGAAATTTTGCAGAATGCTTATGACACGAAGGGTCGTAGCGTGAGTGAAATTCTGGACTTGGCAGAAACCAATATTTTCTCGCTGGCGGAACAGCATAACAACAATAAGAAAGATAGCGGTCCAAAACCGATTACATCAGTCGTTGCCGACGTATTTGATAAATTAAACGAACTTTCCCAACTCGATGGCAATATCACCGGTTTATCAACCGGCTTTATGGAACTCGACAATAAAACCTCTGGCATGCAGGCCGGCGATCTGATTATTGTCGCGGCACGTCCATCGATGGGTAAAACCACTTTTGCCATGAATCTGGTTGAAAGTGTGCTGTTTAACTGTAATTTACCTGCGCTGGTCTACTCGATGGAAATGCCTGCAGACTCGATTGCTATGCGTTTGATTTCTTCTTATGGCAAAGTGCATCAGGGGCATTTACGTTCTGGTAAACTCGATGGTGAAGAATGGTCCAAAGTCACTGGTACCATTTTGCAGTTACAGGAAAAGCATCTGTATATTGATGACTCTTCTGCCCTGCCACCGACTGAGTTACGTGCCCGTGCACGCCGGATTGCCAAACAGCACGGTGGAAAACTGGGTTGTATTATGGTCGACTACCTGCAATTGATGAAAGTTCCAGGTATGGGTGATAACCGTGTCGGCGAGATTTCTGAAATTTCGCGTAGTTTGAAAGCACTGGCTAAAGAAATGCAATGTCCGGTGATTGCCTTGTCTCAGCTGAACCGTTCTCTGGAAAACCGCCCGAATAAACGTCCAGTCATGTCGGATCTACGTGAATCCGGTGCAATTGAGCAGGATGCTGACTTGATCATGTTTATTTACCGTGATGAAGTCTATAACAAGGAATCGAAGGAAGCCGGTACCGCTGAAATCATTATCGGTAAACAACGTAACGGCCCAATCGGTACGGTACGTTTGGCTTTTGAAGGCCAATATACCCGCTTTAGTAATCTATCTCCGGAATATTACAACCAGTTTGATGATGACGAATAA
- a CDS encoding alpha-E domain-containing protein, producing the protein MILLKSNAHSIYWLARYLTRIQQLCAHLPFEQDQHAHAFAQGFGLDIDDAASLNALIQNSVQSLSLKQQLQQVQANLQDLRGVLSAKVYAELNQLVRAASQQPVTICRAISHCISLLEAESPEVWTFFALGQQLELLDWQIRLQQPTVQHIHKLAQWLDALDVMGWHMINAAWHDFKKQPELIQLYALTQQLQIEFEAAA; encoded by the coding sequence ATGATTTTATTAAAGTCGAATGCCCATAGTATTTATTGGTTAGCGCGTTATTTGACCCGGATTCAACAGTTATGTGCGCATCTGCCATTTGAACAGGATCAACACGCACATGCCTTTGCTCAAGGCTTTGGTCTGGATATTGATGATGCAGCCTCGCTGAATGCACTGATACAGAACTCTGTACAGTCCTTATCATTGAAGCAGCAGTTACAGCAGGTTCAGGCCAATCTTCAGGATTTACGTGGTGTGTTGTCAGCCAAAGTCTATGCTGAACTCAATCAACTGGTGCGTGCTGCAAGCCAGCAACCCGTTACAATCTGTCGTGCAATCAGTCATTGTATTTCGTTACTTGAGGCTGAGTCACCAGAAGTATGGACATTTTTTGCGTTGGGCCAGCAGCTGGAATTACTGGACTGGCAGATCCGCTTACAGCAACCGACAGTGCAACATATTCATAAATTAGCACAGTGGTTGGATGCTTTGGATGTGATGGGGTGGCATATGATCAATGCAGCTTGGCATGATTTTAAAAAGCAGCCCGAGTTAATCCAACTGTATGCGTTAACGCAACAGTTACAGATAGAATTCGAGGCGGCAGCATGA
- the cyoC gene encoding cytochrome o ubiquinol oxidase subunit III, with the protein MAEVLHHDNHGHDEHHHHDDTDITVFGFWSYLMSDLILFGTLFIAFAVLSSHVPVGTPSAKELFGESLSFVLTETFALLISSVTFGFAVLASYKKNVGQVITWLAITWLFGASFIGMELYEFNHLVHAGHGPSTSAFLSAFFTLVGTHGIHVTSGLVWMIVLMVQIKKYGLTLPNTRRLACLSLFWHFLDIVWICVFSVVYLMGVL; encoded by the coding sequence ATGGCTGAAGTACTTCATCACGACAACCACGGACACGATGAACATCATCACCACGATGATACTGACATCACTGTCTTTGGTTTCTGGTCCTACTTGATGAGCGACTTGATTCTTTTCGGTACGCTTTTCATCGCGTTCGCTGTATTAAGCAGTCATGTTCCTGTTGGCACGCCAAGCGCAAAAGAACTTTTTGGTGAATCTTTAAGTTTCGTACTTACTGAAACATTTGCTCTTTTGATTTCTTCAGTAACATTCGGTTTTGCCGTACTTGCTTCATACAAGAAAAATGTTGGTCAGGTCATCACTTGGCTCGCAATTACTTGGTTATTCGGTGCATCGTTCATCGGTATGGAACTTTATGAGTTCAATCATTTAGTTCATGCCGGTCATGGTCCAAGCACAAGTGCGTTCTTATCCGCGTTCTTTACCCTTGTAGGTACGCACGGTATTCACGTAACTTCAGGTTTGGTATGGATGATCGTGTTAATGGTTCAAATCAAGAAATATGGTTTGACGCTTCCTAACACTCGTCGTCTTGCTTGCCTAAGCTTGTTCTGGCACTTCCTTGACATCGTTTGGATCTGTGTATTCAGCGTAGTTTACTTAATGGGAGTTCTCTAA
- the rpsR gene encoding 30S ribosomal protein S18 has product MARFYRRRKFCRFTAENVAYIDYKDIDTLKQYITENGKIVPSRITGTKARYQRQLALAIKQARYLALIPYTDNHK; this is encoded by the coding sequence ATGGCACGTTTCTACCGTCGTCGCAAGTTCTGCCGCTTTACAGCTGAGAATGTTGCGTACATCGACTACAAAGATATCGACACTTTAAAACAGTACATCACTGAAAACGGCAAGATCGTTCCTAGCCGTATCACTGGTACTAAGGCTCGTTATCAACGTCAATTAGCGCTTGCTATCAAACAAGCTCGTTACTTGGCTTTGATCCCTTACACTGACAACCATAAGTGA
- the rpsF gene encoding 30S ribosomal protein S6 — translation MRHYEIVLLVHPDQSDQVVGMVERYISHIKEANGQIHRLEDWGRRQLAYPINKIHKAHYILMNVECGQTTLDELEELFRYNDAIIRNLIIRRENAITEESLLAKSAEEKRARKAQREEAQQAQDSAEA, via the coding sequence ATGCGTCACTACGAAATCGTACTTTTGGTACATCCAGACCAAAGCGATCAAGTGGTAGGTATGGTTGAACGCTATATCTCTCACATCAAAGAAGCAAACGGTCAAATTCACCGTTTAGAAGACTGGGGCCGCCGTCAATTGGCTTACCCAATCAACAAGATTCACAAAGCGCACTACATTTTGATGAACGTTGAATGTGGTCAAACGACTCTTGATGAGTTAGAAGAATTGTTCCGTTATAACGATGCAATCATTCGTAACTTGATCATCCGTCGTGAAAACGCAATTACTGAAGAATCTTTATTGGCTAAGAGTGCTGAAGAAAAACGTGCGCGTAAAGCTCAACGTGAAGAAGCACAACAAGCTCAAGATTCTGCTGAAGCTTAA
- a CDS encoding circularly permuted type 2 ATP-grasp protein, which yields MLKENNEFAGLATENYSGESSLPPVLARVEEMAPTTAHLFDQLKSRFFNEMLDDASMHGEASKKIEQWLCQHTLEQLAELNQQAKQHFLYQDITFALYGDQADLQRTIPFDLIPRVIAKKQWDKIAEGCTQRVRALNHFLQDIYHQQDILQAGLIPEQQIFTHEAFQPHMLKHQLKGNIYAHISGIDIVRDGKGEFYVLEDNLRTPSGVSYMLESRKISQQLMPDLCQSNPLYAIEQYPALLREILSENAEVDQPFIVVLTPGRFNSAYYEHAFLAREMDVPLVTGQDLFVEQDKVYVKTIRGRQRVDVIYRRVDDAFLDPLMFRPDSCLGVPGLMSAYLQHNVVITNAPGTGIADDKSIYPYVDQMIEFYLGEKPILNNVPTYQCRNAQDLDYVMQHIDQLVVKEAQGSGGYGMLVGPQASAAEIAQFKDKLRLQPHLYIAQPTLDLSVAPTLTEKGLAERHIDLRPFILSSPYRTEIVPGGLTRVAMQEGSLVVNSSQGGGIKDTWVIDQLHS from the coding sequence ATGTTAAAAGAAAATAATGAGTTTGCCGGATTAGCTACAGAAAATTATAGTGGTGAGTCGAGCTTGCCACCAGTTCTTGCTCGTGTTGAGGAGATGGCACCGACCACAGCGCATCTCTTTGATCAGTTAAAGTCGAGATTTTTTAATGAAATGCTCGATGATGCTTCGATGCATGGTGAAGCCTCGAAAAAAATCGAGCAGTGGTTGTGCCAACATACATTGGAGCAATTGGCTGAGCTGAACCAGCAAGCCAAGCAGCATTTCCTATATCAGGATATAACCTTTGCGCTGTATGGTGATCAGGCGGATTTACAACGCACGATTCCTTTTGATCTGATTCCTCGGGTGATTGCAAAAAAACAATGGGACAAAATTGCTGAAGGTTGTACCCAACGTGTTCGTGCACTGAACCATTTTTTACAGGATATTTACCATCAGCAAGACATTTTGCAGGCAGGACTGATTCCTGAACAGCAGATCTTTACGCATGAAGCATTTCAACCACATATGCTCAAGCATCAGTTGAAAGGCAATATTTATGCGCATATTAGCGGGATTGATATTGTTCGTGACGGTAAAGGTGAGTTTTATGTGCTCGAAGATAACCTGCGCACGCCTTCCGGGGTCTCCTATATGCTGGAAAGTCGCAAGATTAGCCAGCAATTGATGCCGGATTTATGCCAGTCCAATCCACTCTATGCCATTGAACAGTATCCGGCCTTGCTTCGGGAGATCTTGAGCGAAAATGCCGAGGTGGATCAGCCTTTTATCGTCGTGTTGACCCCCGGACGTTTTAACAGTGCCTATTATGAGCATGCCTTCCTTGCACGAGAAATGGATGTACCATTAGTCACGGGACAGGATCTTTTTGTGGAGCAAGATAAAGTTTATGTAAAAACGATTCGTGGTCGGCAACGTGTTGATGTCATCTATCGCCGTGTGGATGATGCATTTCTCGATCCGTTGATGTTCCGTCCAGACAGTTGTCTGGGGGTGCCGGGTTTGATGTCAGCCTACTTGCAGCATAATGTGGTGATTACCAATGCACCGGGCACCGGGATTGCAGATGACAAGTCGATTTATCCCTATGTGGATCAGATGATCGAGTTCTATCTGGGAGAGAAACCCATTCTCAACAATGTTCCGACCTATCAGTGCCGTAATGCGCAAGATCTGGACTATGTCATGCAGCATATCGATCAACTGGTTGTAAAAGAAGCGCAAGGTTCAGGTGGTTATGGCATGTTGGTGGGACCACAGGCTTCGGCTGCTGAGATTGCTCAGTTTAAGGATAAATTACGGCTTCAGCCTCATCTGTATATCGCACAACCAACACTGGATTTGTCCGTAGCACCGACCCTGACCGAAAAAGGACTGGCTGAGCGACATATTGATTTGCGTCCTTTCATTTTAAGTTCACCTTACCGCACTGAAATCGTGCCGGGCGGCTTAACCCGGGTCGCGATGCAAGAAGGATCTCTGGTGGTGAACTCCTCGCAGGGAGGAGGCATCAAAGATACTTGGGTAATTGATCAGCTACATTCCTGA
- a CDS encoding transglutaminase family protein translates to MKLMVNHQTHYHYSEWSLNSVQYIKMTPQSSAHQQVLDWNIQVPGVSVTKRDAFDNIWISSQQRYAYQQLSIMAQGIIVINPDAEIGVAGRIQPQIFLQPTMLTQCNAAMLEFARHYVTQPSRNCLIELAQALLAHIPYVPNITTVHTSAIDAFMHRQGVCQDHSHVFIAMCRALGLPARYVSGYLYVPETLHLASHAWAEVFLDHSWYCFDVSNQLFTPGSHIYVALGRDYFDVAPIRGVREKGGIEQMDSTVQVLRC, encoded by the coding sequence ATGAAGTTGATGGTGAATCACCAAACTCATTATCACTATAGTGAATGGTCATTAAACAGTGTGCAGTACATCAAAATGACACCGCAAAGCAGCGCACATCAGCAGGTGCTGGACTGGAATATTCAGGTTCCTGGTGTATCGGTAACGAAACGCGATGCCTTTGATAATATTTGGATCAGCAGTCAACAGCGCTATGCTTACCAGCAGTTGAGTATTATGGCACAAGGGATCATTGTCATTAATCCTGATGCAGAAATAGGAGTAGCCGGCCGGATTCAGCCTCAGATTTTTTTACAGCCTACCATGCTCACACAATGTAATGCAGCGATGCTGGAGTTTGCACGGCATTACGTGACCCAGCCGAGTCGCAATTGTCTGATCGAACTCGCACAAGCACTTTTGGCTCATATCCCCTATGTGCCAAATATCACCACCGTACATACCTCTGCAATTGATGCTTTTATGCATCGACAAGGGGTATGTCAGGATCATAGTCATGTCTTTATCGCCATGTGCCGTGCCTTGGGTTTGCCGGCGCGTTATGTCTCCGGCTATCTGTATGTACCGGAAACGCTGCATCTTGCCAGTCACGCATGGGCAGAAGTGTTTTTAGACCATTCATGGTATTGTTTTGATGTCAGTAATCAGTTGTTCACCCCAGGTTCGCATATTTATGTGGCCTTAGGCCGGGATTATTTTGATGTTGCCCCCATTCGCGGGGTGCGTGAGAAAGGTGGAATCGAGCAGATGGATTCCACAGTACAGGTTTTACGTTGTTAG
- the cyoE gene encoding heme o synthase, with amino-acid sequence MLKKYLFLTKPGILFGNFVTTLGGYFLAAQGSVDFLLLLLTLLGTTLVVASGCVVNNVIDQDIDQKMQRTQNRALVKKTVSPTVALTYALVLGLIGFSIIWFAINAYAFLFAVIGFVVYVGFYSLWSKRTTIHQTVIGSISGASPPVIGYTAVSHEFDLAALLIFLGYALWQMPHSWAIAIYRFDDYKNAGIPILPVARSVFRTKIESLIYVVLFVIAMNGLFFYGYTNWVYFILLNVLSFYWIYLGIIGFKAENDQLWAKRFFLFSVILITVISLSFSFTTLSPAPHIPLF; translated from the coding sequence ATGCTGAAAAAGTATTTATTCCTGACCAAGCCAGGAATTCTCTTCGGTAACTTCGTTACCACTTTGGGCGGCTACTTCTTAGCCGCCCAAGGTTCTGTAGATTTCCTTTTACTCCTTCTCACTCTTCTAGGTACAACGCTTGTTGTTGCCTCAGGCTGTGTTGTCAATAATGTTATTGATCAGGACATTGACCAAAAAATGCAGCGCACCCAAAACCGTGCGTTAGTAAAAAAAACGGTTTCCCCGACTGTCGCGCTGACCTATGCGCTGGTGCTCGGTTTGATCGGTTTTAGCATTATTTGGTTTGCCATTAATGCCTATGCCTTCTTGTTTGCAGTCATCGGTTTTGTGGTTTATGTCGGTTTCTACAGCTTGTGGAGCAAACGCACAACCATTCATCAAACCGTAATTGGCAGTATCTCAGGCGCTAGCCCACCTGTAATCGGCTATACCGCTGTCAGCCATGAATTTGATCTGGCCGCGCTACTGATTTTTTTGGGTTATGCACTATGGCAAATGCCACACTCTTGGGCGATTGCAATCTACCGTTTTGATGACTATAAAAATGCAGGGATTCCAATTCTGCCTGTAGCACGCTCTGTGTTTCGCACAAAGATAGAATCATTGATTTATGTGGTTTTGTTTGTGATTGCCATGAACGGCCTGTTTTTTTATGGCTATACCAACTGGGTCTATTTTATCCTTTTGAATGTGCTCAGCTTTTACTGGATCTATTTGGGCATTATTGGTTTTAAAGCAGAAAATGATCAGCTTTGGGCCAAACGCTTTTTCTTGTTCTCGGTCATTCTAATTACCGTGATCAGTTTAAGCTTTAGTTTCACAACCCTCTCCCCTGCACCCCACATTCCACTTTTTTAA